One window from the genome of Xiphophorus hellerii strain 12219 chromosome 16, Xiphophorus_hellerii-4.1, whole genome shotgun sequence encodes:
- the gsg1 gene encoding germ cell-specific gene 1-like protein has product MSSQQSVSNKDKKKGSDIFILTFVSLDQPPPPPPMMAFLKRVRSPSLSFFQTVVSLLLSTVALTSSFWCTGQQKVPKPLCTATKFKRCIPVPGVSNTSNIQFFWETGDDRFVFPNFHTGLFIICEENIYVDEWEEKCRWFSSLTPESEEAIIWLCLTLEFMYIGLLLVSCLLLSAQLCITAWFPSTLRWGQMLNAFAAVFTVLGGLLGMVGHMMFMQVFQTTVSMGPEDFKPHSYGYSWAFYLVWLAFTVCMVAGVSTLNNYTKKVLMVGPRSSSSLNPCSFNFVGLLPPAPYYTPPNLPVTLSAPPPAPVISHLSPYYEPPPPASPRLTHSHSLPLTHSDSFPPPPPHPAPASPFHRLSLSSPSLSPSISVHRMLPGCREHPFDRDEDYSPL; this is encoded by the exons ATGTCATCTCAACAAAGCGTTtctaacaaagacaaaaaaaagggatcagatatctttattttaacttttgtttccCTCGAccagcctcctcctcctcctcccatgATGGCCTTCCTCAAGAGAGTGCGCTCCCCTTCCTTGTCCTTCTTCCAGACAGTCGTGTCCCTCCTGCTGAGCACCGTGGCCCTCACCTCCTCCTTCTGGTGCACGGGCCAGCAGAAGGTGCCCAAGCCTCTCTGCACGGCCACCAAGTTCAAGCGGTGCATCCCTGTGCCGGGCGTGTCCAACACCTCCAACATCCAGTTCTTCTGGGAGACGGGCGACGACCGCTTCGTCTTCCCAAACTTTCACACCGGCCTGTTCATCATCTGCGAGGAGAACATCTACGTGGACGAATGGG aAGAGAAATGTCGATGGTTTTCCAGTTTGACTCCCGAATCAGAGGAAG CAATAATTTGGCTGTGTCTCACGTTGGAGTTCATGTACATCGGTCTGCTGCTGGTCAGCTGCCTGCTGCTGTCCGCCCAGCTGTGCATCACAGCCTGGTTTCCCTCCACGCTGCGCTGGGGCCAGATGCTCAACGCCTTTGCAGCTGTCTTCACGGTCCTGGGAG GTCTTCTTGGGATGGTGGGTCACATGATGTTCATGCAGGTGTTTCAGACCACGGTTTCAATGGGACCAGAAGACTTTAAACCTCACAGCTACGGCTACTCCTGGGCATTCTA TTTGGTGTGGCTTGCCTTCACCGTGTGCATGGTGGCGGGCGTCTCCACCCTGAACAACTACACCAAGAAGGTCCTGATGGTGGGGCCCAGGAGTAGCTCCAGCCTCAACCCCTGCAGCTTTAACTTCGTGGGCCTCCTGCCACCCGCTCCCTACTACACCCCCCCAAACCTGCCCGTCACCCTGTCCGCCCCTCCGCCTGCCCCCGTGATCTCCCACCTGTCTCCCTACTACGAGCCTCCGCCGCCCGCTTCGCCGAGGCTCACCCACTCCCACTCGCTTCCCCTGACTCACTCGGACTCCTTCCCTCCTCCCCCGCCCCACCCGGCACCCGCGTCCCCGTTCCACCGCCTCTCCCTGTCCTCCCCGTCTCTCTCGCCCTCCATCTCCGTTCACAGGATGCTTCCGGGATGCAGGGAGCATCCCTTCGATCGGGACGAGGATTACAGCCCGCTTTGA
- the LOC116735273 gene encoding epithelial membrane protein 1, producing the protein MLVLVALSVLHLAAIILLLVATIDNAWWVTSTTSTDVWGRWLLTGNKWNLTDLPASYPADYLQAVQATTVLACIFSIIGLFVFIAQLFTLPKGNRFTVSGVFQVLASLFIMIAASIYTDRFHVNERSIGNYGHSFILAWIAFGLTFISSIVYFVLRKK; encoded by the exons ATGCTGGTTCTCGTCGCTCTCTCGGTTCTGCACCTCGCAGCCATCATCCTGCTGCTGGTGGCGACCATTGACAAT GCCTGGTGGGTAACTTCTACCACGAGCACCGACGTGTGGGGGCGGTGGTTGCTGACAGGCAACAAGTGGAACTTGACCGATCTCCCCGCCAGCTATCCAGCAG ACTACCTCCAGGCAGTGCAGGCCACCACCGTGCTCGCCTGCATTTTCTCCATCATCGGCCTCTTCGTGTTTATCGCTCAGCTCTTCACCCTGCCGAAGGGAAACAGGTTCACCGTCTCCGGCGTCTTCCAAGTCCTCGCCT CTTTGTTCATCATGATCGCAGCGTCCATCTACACGGACCGTTTCCACGTCAACGAGCGCAGCATCGGTAACTACGGCCACAGCTTCATCCTGGCGTGGATCGCCTTCGGTTTGACGTTCATCTCCTCCATCGTTTACTTTGTGCTACGCAAGAAGTAG